Proteins from one Gemmatimonadaceae bacterium genomic window:
- the dut gene encoding dUTP diphosphatase: MNDTNSSDTVVVELLHDDAQPPRRATEGSAGYDLCAYLTGRQVKCSEGGRVWDTDPSDGIFTLAPGVAALIPLGFKARLPMGVEAQIRPRSGTSFKKALQIPNAPGTIDSDYPDEWMVIVRNPTAAHDIRIEHGERIAQMVLSRYEVLGIAQGSVSVSTSRVGGFGSTGQ, encoded by the coding sequence ATGAACGACACAAACTCGAGCGACACCGTCGTCGTGGAGCTGCTGCACGACGACGCCCAACCGCCGCGCCGCGCGACCGAAGGCTCGGCCGGTTATGACTTGTGCGCGTACCTGACTGGCCGGCAAGTGAAGTGCTCCGAGGGAGGGCGCGTCTGGGATACTGATCCGTCAGACGGCATCTTTACGCTCGCGCCCGGTGTTGCGGCACTCATTCCGCTCGGCTTCAAGGCACGCCTGCCAATGGGTGTCGAGGCGCAGATTCGCCCGCGTAGCGGAACGAGTTTCAAGAAGGCGCTCCAGATTCCCAACGCGCCCGGTACGATCGACTCGGACTATCCCGACGAATGGATGGTCATCGTTCGCAATCCGACGGCGGCGCATGATATCCGGATCGAGCACGGTGAGCGCATCGCGCAGATGGTGCTGTCGCGCTACGAGGTGCTCGGCATTGCGCAGGGAAGCGTTTCCGTCTCAACGAGCCGGGTGGGTGGGTTCGGCAGTACCGGCCAGTGA
- a CDS encoding sigma-70 family RNA polymerase sigma factor, producing MTENPRLLDRHLITRCLAGEPNAERELYDAHVDRIYRLMYRMAGDGDLAADFTQETFIRVFERLNQYRGDSSLATWLHTIAVSVALNGLRKVKRIHGRMDNIDDAPALAVEPKGPTWDLKARLHTAIDALSEKLRPVFVMHDVEGYTHEEIAGALGIPVGTSKARLFDARAKLRLALAAFAGDHIA from the coding sequence GTGACGGAAAATCCACGCCTTCTCGACCGACACCTCATCACACGGTGCCTTGCCGGCGAGCCGAACGCGGAGCGCGAGCTGTATGACGCGCACGTCGATCGGATCTATCGGCTGATGTACCGGATGGCGGGCGACGGCGATCTGGCGGCGGACTTCACTCAGGAAACCTTCATCCGCGTCTTCGAGCGGCTCAACCAGTACCGCGGCGATTCCTCGCTTGCGACCTGGCTGCACACGATTGCCGTCTCGGTGGCGCTGAACGGACTACGCAAGGTGAAACGCATTCACGGCCGCATGGACAACATCGACGACGCGCCGGCGCTGGCGGTCGAGCCCAAGGGTCCGACGTGGGACCTCAAGGCTCGCCTGCACACCGCGATCGACGCGCTGTCGGAGAAGCTGCGACCGGTGTTCGTGATGCACGACGTCGAGGGCTACACCCACGAGGAGATCGCCGGCGCGCTCGGCATTCCCGTGGGCACCTCGAAAGCTCGACTGTTCGACGCACGCGCCAAGCTCAGACTGGCGCTCGCGGCCTTCGCTGGAGATCACATCGCATGA
- the egtD gene encoding L-histidine N(alpha)-methyltransferase — protein MTSSTIPRCEDGAAIRRRAILDDVRETLWRTPRELSPQYFYDERGSRLFEEITRLPEYYLTRAEREILEANAASLVRSVAPCTLVELGAGSAEKTRLLLNAMLAEIDAPAYVPIDVSAEFLDATREALEREYAGLEVLPIVADIGSTIALPRDIRRPLLFAFLGSTIGNFAGRDAIALLRRVRGQMGLRDRLLLGTDLRKDSDVLHAAYNDAAGVTAEFNRNMLRVLNAELGADFNPEAFEHRALYDEREHRIEMRLVSRGQQVVSIPGLPRLVLADGEFIRTELSHKYDRAAVEALAAASDLRIATWLTDAQHRFALSLLEPAG, from the coding sequence ATGACTAGTTCGACGATTCCGCGATGCGAGGACGGCGCGGCCATTCGGCGACGGGCCATTCTCGACGACGTGCGAGAGACGCTGTGGAGAACTCCACGGGAATTGTCGCCGCAGTATTTCTATGACGAGCGCGGATCTCGGTTGTTCGAGGAGATCACGCGGCTTCCGGAGTATTATCTCACGCGCGCCGAACGCGAGATTCTCGAGGCGAACGCGGCGAGTCTCGTGCGCTCGGTCGCACCGTGCACGCTCGTCGAGCTTGGCGCCGGCAGCGCGGAGAAGACACGTCTGCTCTTGAACGCCATGCTTGCCGAGATCGACGCACCGGCATACGTGCCCATCGACGTGAGCGCCGAGTTCCTCGACGCGACACGCGAGGCGCTCGAGCGCGAGTACGCCGGGCTCGAGGTGCTGCCGATCGTTGCCGACATCGGCAGCACGATCGCGCTGCCTCGCGATATCCGGCGTCCACTGTTGTTTGCGTTCTTGGGTAGCACGATTGGCAATTTCGCCGGGCGTGACGCGATCGCGCTCTTGCGCCGGGTGCGCGGACAGATGGGCCTGCGCGATCGCCTTCTGCTCGGCACCGATCTCCGAAAGGATTCGGACGTGTTGCATGCCGCGTATAACGATGCCGCCGGTGTGACCGCGGAATTCAATCGCAACATGCTCCGCGTGTTGAACGCGGAGTTGGGGGCGGATTTCAACCCGGAAGCCTTCGAGCATCGTGCGCTCTATGATGAGCGCGAGCATCGCATCGAGATGCGACTGGTGTCGCGCGGACAGCAAGTCGTGTCGATTCCGGGACTGCCGCGTCTCGTGCTGGCCGACGGGGAGTTCATTCGCACGGAGCTCAGTCACAAGTACGATCGCGCCGCGGTCGAGGCGCTCGCGGCGGCATCGGATCTGCGAATCGCGACCTGGCTGACCGATGCGCAACATCGGTTTGCGTTGTCGCTGTTGGAGCCCGCGGGATGA
- a CDS encoding glutamate-cysteine ligase family protein produces the protein MIVSPEQHRRLRDAIHAQCFTPASDQTRAIGAEVELLALGSESNRPVALEAERGGLIETLRAYGERHGWREIAAVGGMTKFDVPGRALVSFEPGGQIEISSVPCDSVNALVALLHDIVRPLRADLLERGITLTSIGIDPFNDARDIPLQLHAPRYERMTAYFERIGPFGIRMMRQTAAMQVSLDRGATPSARWRLLNDLAPYLIAIFANSSHYLGEEAGHRSYRAHCWRQLDPTRTGVVGAGGDAADEYAAFALAANDMMRTTIHGESRSFEWWMQHSNDLSGWDTHLTTLFPEVRPRGHFEVRSCDAVPVEWYAVPLVLLSGIAYDDRASREAAVLAAESRVLLRAAGQVGLADASLARTARDLFQLGLQGARRLGSRYVSGDLLDTCDDYYSRFTARDASPADEANLARMRTVRSRSSRV, from the coding sequence ATGATCGTCTCACCGGAGCAACATCGACGGTTGCGTGACGCCATTCATGCACAGTGCTTCACGCCGGCGAGCGACCAGACGCGCGCCATCGGCGCGGAAGTGGAACTGCTGGCGCTGGGGAGCGAGTCGAATCGGCCGGTGGCGCTCGAGGCCGAGCGCGGCGGATTGATCGAAACGCTGCGCGCTTACGGCGAGCGCCACGGCTGGCGAGAGATTGCCGCCGTCGGCGGAATGACGAAATTCGACGTCCCGGGACGCGCACTCGTCAGCTTCGAGCCTGGTGGCCAGATCGAGATCAGCAGCGTGCCGTGCGACTCCGTGAATGCGCTCGTGGCATTGTTGCACGACATCGTGCGTCCACTGCGCGCGGACTTGCTCGAGCGTGGCATCACACTGACGTCGATCGGTATCGACCCGTTCAACGACGCGCGCGACATTCCGCTTCAGTTGCACGCGCCGCGCTACGAGCGCATGACGGCGTACTTCGAGCGCATTGGACCGTTCGGCATTCGCATGATGCGGCAAACCGCGGCGATGCAGGTGTCGCTCGACCGCGGAGCAACTCCCTCGGCGCGATGGCGGCTGCTCAACGACCTGGCACCGTACCTCATCGCGATCTTCGCCAACTCGTCGCATTATCTCGGCGAGGAAGCGGGGCATCGCAGTTATCGCGCGCACTGCTGGCGACAGTTGGATCCGACGCGCACCGGTGTGGTCGGCGCCGGTGGCGACGCAGCCGACGAATACGCGGCGTTTGCGCTCGCGGCCAACGACATGATGCGAACGACGATTCACGGCGAGTCGCGTTCGTTCGAGTGGTGGATGCAGCACTCGAACGACCTGTCTGGCTGGGACACGCACCTCACGACGTTGTTCCCCGAAGTCCGGCCGCGCGGTCACTTCGAAGTGCGCTCGTGCGACGCCGTACCGGTCGAGTGGTATGCGGTGCCGCTCGTGCTGCTGTCGGGCATCGCATACGACGACCGTGCCTCGCGCGAAGCGGCGGTGCTAGCCGCGGAAAGTCGCGTGCTGCTGCGCGCCGCGGGCCAGGTTGGTCTCGCGGATGCCTCGCTCGCTCGCACGGCGCGCGACCTGTTCCAGCTTGGGTTGCAGGGCGCGCGCCGCCTTGGATCGCGATACGTGTCGGGGGACCTGCTCGACACGTGCGACGATTACTACTCGCGCTTCACGGCGCGTGATGCTTCGCCGGCCGACGAAGCGAACCTCGCGCGAATGCGGACGGTGCGCTCGAGATCGTCGCGCGTTTGA
- a CDS encoding M1 family aminopeptidase produces MHRFVRVMPAGALALTASVTTDPYMGSGISRELATRRAHELSDVRYAMNLSLVGRDTASGIIAIRFDARTASDVILDFRGPSLSNVQVNGATAATTFNGAHLRIPAAAIHAGMNVVTANFKSMIAPAGASIIRFHDDKDGNDYLYTLLVPSDANALFPCFDQPDLKARLTLSLVIPKKWNALANGITKAPGDTLFVSDGGQAVDVRDWKVMRFRETDPLPTYLFAFAAGPWHEFKGGPRNTSLWVRESRAREVEVDSLQDQVGSALNSLEKYFGVKYPFQQFQYLLAPAFPFGGMEHPGVTMFNEDSFIFREPPTLNQRLGRRATIYHEVAHHWFGDDMTMRWFDDLWLKEGFATYMAAKMQDIEGLPNPWMSFYLRNKPAAYDVDQTAGTTPVWQQLANLDQAKSNYGAIVYNKAPGILKQLNYLVGDSAFRAGLHSFLIAHAYGNATWRDLLASIGQAAHRDLTEWGRDYILRPGMPVLEQKIDVANGRVTRLLLVQHPAQALSGRGAWPIRTEVELWTAGQQPTLIPVEIRAETTVVAAAAGKPAPSFVFANANDNAYGLVMLDRESTEWLSAHIGEVHDTFLRAMLWGALWDLVRDARLAPEQFIETAIRELPTEPDEQVSAGIVGRLTRATSTYLSAAQLQSVAPRVEQLLLAGASDARKSYGVRKSQLDAYISIARTPQAIARLNAWLDSASTAGLPLRQPTRWSIVTHLVERGAPNTDALLANEARHDTTTGRLRSAFVAAAGRPTSATKAEYFDRYFRDTTLNEDWATGSLRAFNAPDQSALSLPYLVPALDSLPWIQRNRRIFYLGSWLGGFIGGQRSPEALRDIDTFLTSHKSLPLDLRQKILQTRDDLERTVRIRARFASSAGEASRAVKRE; encoded by the coding sequence ATGCACCGCTTCGTCCGCGTGATGCCGGCCGGCGCTCTCGCCCTGACGGCGTCCGTCACCACCGACCCGTACATGGGGTCCGGCATTTCGCGCGAGCTCGCGACGCGACGCGCGCACGAGCTGAGCGACGTTCGCTACGCGATGAATCTGTCGCTCGTCGGCCGCGACACCGCGTCCGGCATTATCGCCATCCGCTTCGACGCCCGGACGGCATCGGACGTCATTCTCGACTTCCGGGGCCCGAGCCTGAGCAACGTTCAGGTGAACGGCGCCACGGCCGCGACGACGTTCAATGGCGCGCATCTGCGAATTCCGGCCGCGGCCATCCATGCCGGCATGAACGTCGTGACGGCCAACTTCAAGTCGATGATTGCGCCGGCCGGTGCGAGCATCATTCGCTTTCACGACGACAAGGACGGCAACGACTACCTCTACACGCTGCTGGTGCCGTCGGATGCGAACGCGCTGTTCCCGTGCTTCGACCAGCCGGATCTCAAGGCGAGACTCACACTCTCTCTGGTGATTCCGAAGAAGTGGAACGCGCTCGCGAATGGGATCACCAAGGCACCGGGCGACACGCTGTTCGTTTCGGACGGTGGGCAAGCTGTCGACGTCCGGGACTGGAAGGTCATGCGCTTCCGCGAGACCGATCCGCTGCCGACGTACCTGTTCGCGTTTGCCGCCGGCCCGTGGCACGAGTTCAAGGGCGGCCCGCGCAACACCTCACTGTGGGTGCGCGAGTCGCGCGCCAGGGAAGTCGAGGTCGATTCCCTGCAGGATCAGGTCGGCTCGGCGCTCAATTCGCTCGAGAAATACTTCGGCGTGAAGTATCCCTTCCAGCAGTTTCAGTACCTGCTCGCGCCCGCGTTTCCGTTCGGCGGCATGGAGCACCCGGGCGTCACGATGTTTAATGAGGATTCTTTTATTTTCCGCGAACCGCCGACGCTCAATCAGCGGTTGGGACGCCGAGCGACGATCTATCACGAAGTGGCGCACCACTGGTTCGGCGACGACATGACCATGCGATGGTTCGACGACCTTTGGCTCAAGGAAGGCTTCGCGACCTACATGGCGGCCAAGATGCAGGATATCGAGGGGCTGCCGAACCCGTGGATGTCGTTCTACCTCCGCAACAAGCCGGCGGCCTACGACGTCGACCAGACTGCCGGTACGACGCCGGTATGGCAGCAGCTCGCGAACCTCGACCAGGCCAAGAGCAATTATGGCGCGATCGTCTACAACAAGGCGCCCGGCATCCTCAAGCAGCTCAACTACCTCGTCGGCGATTCGGCCTTCCGCGCGGGACTTCACAGTTTTCTCATTGCCCACGCGTATGGCAACGCGACGTGGCGGGATCTCCTGGCGTCCATCGGGCAGGCGGCGCACCGCGATCTGACCGAATGGGGCCGCGACTACATCCTGAGGCCCGGAATGCCGGTGCTCGAGCAGAAGATCGACGTCGCCAATGGTCGCGTCACGCGACTGCTGCTGGTGCAGCATCCCGCCCAGGCATTGTCCGGTCGCGGCGCGTGGCCCATCCGCACGGAGGTCGAGCTGTGGACCGCGGGACAACAGCCGACCTTGATTCCCGTGGAAATTCGCGCCGAAACGACGGTGGTTGCCGCGGCGGCCGGTAAACCGGCGCCAAGTTTCGTGTTCGCGAACGCCAACGACAACGCGTACGGGCTCGTCATGCTCGACCGCGAAAGCACGGAGTGGCTGTCCGCGCACATCGGCGAGGTTCACGACACCTTCCTTCGCGCGATGCTGTGGGGCGCGCTGTGGGATCTCGTGCGTGATGCGCGGCTCGCGCCTGAGCAATTCATCGAGACAGCCATTCGCGAATTGCCTACGGAGCCAGACGAGCAAGTATCCGCCGGTATCGTCGGCCGCCTCACGCGCGCGACGTCGACCTATCTCTCTGCCGCGCAACTCCAATCCGTGGCGCCTCGCGTCGAGCAGTTGTTGCTCGCCGGCGCATCGGACGCACGCAAATCGTACGGCGTTCGGAAGAGCCAGCTCGACGCGTACATCTCGATCGCCCGTACACCTCAGGCGATCGCGCGCCTGAACGCGTGGCTCGACAGCGCATCCACCGCGGGGCTTCCGCTCCGCCAGCCGACGCGTTGGTCGATCGTCACGCATCTCGTCGAGCGCGGCGCGCCGAATACCGATGCGCTGCTCGCCAACGAGGCGCGGCACGACACCACCACGGGCCGCCTGCGCAGTGCGTTCGTTGCCGCCGCCGGACGGCCGACGTCCGCGACGAAAGCGGAATACTTCGACCGCTACTTCCGCGATACGACGCTGAACGAGGATTGGGCGACGGGGAGCCTTCGCGCGTTCAATGCGCCGGACCAGTCAGCGCTGAGTCTTCCCTATCTCGTCCCCGCGCTGGACAGCCTGCCCTGGATTCAGCGCAATCGCCGAATATTCTACCTCGGGTCGTGGCTCGGGGGATTCATCGGCGGCCAGCGCTCGCCCGAAGCATTGCGCGACATCGACACGTTTCTCACGTCGCATAAATCGCTGCCGCTCGATTTGCGGCAGAAGATTCTTCAAACGCGCGACGATCTCGAGCGCACCGTCCGCATTCGCGCGAGGTTCGCTTCGTCGGCCGGCGAAGCATCACGCGCCGTGAAGCGCGAGTAG
- a CDS encoding CPBP family intramembrane glutamic endopeptidase: protein MTAPRTGAAVATRKTSYFSVSRAHRYSVLFALPLLLGYEALAALLAQPGAELRNGADVLLRSAFTAVAGPRGSLIFMALIILLGLFFVVRDLRASRDRIRPAVFVGMLAESTALAAAFGLVIGLTTAKLLGSLHSLMIQGGQAPGGAIAQMGWTTRLMLSLGAGLYEELFFRVFLVTGLAAGARVVLGTGKRVSGTVAAIIGALIFSAFHYIGPYGDQFQLQSFTFRFLSGLAFSALYLVRGFGITAWTHALYDSFLLLGA from the coding sequence ATGACCGCTCCACGAACCGGCGCCGCCGTCGCGACGCGCAAGACATCCTACTTCTCGGTGAGCCGAGCGCACCGCTACAGCGTGTTGTTCGCGTTGCCGCTGCTGCTCGGCTACGAAGCGCTCGCTGCTCTGCTCGCTCAGCCGGGCGCCGAACTTCGCAACGGAGCGGACGTTCTGCTGCGAAGCGCATTCACCGCTGTTGCAGGCCCGCGCGGATCGCTCATTTTCATGGCCTTGATCATCCTGCTCGGTCTCTTTTTCGTCGTCCGAGACCTGCGTGCGAGCCGTGATCGCATTCGTCCGGCGGTGTTTGTCGGTATGCTCGCCGAGTCGACCGCGCTCGCGGCTGCGTTCGGCTTGGTGATTGGACTGACCACAGCGAAGTTGCTCGGCTCTTTGCACTCGTTGATGATTCAAGGCGGCCAGGCGCCCGGCGGCGCGATTGCCCAGATGGGATGGACCACGCGCCTCATGCTCTCACTGGGCGCCGGCTTGTACGAGGAGCTCTTCTTTCGCGTGTTCTTGGTGACCGGCTTGGCGGCGGGAGCGCGCGTCGTACTCGGCACCGGCAAGCGAGTGTCGGGCACGGTCGCCGCGATCATTGGTGCGCTCATCTTCTCGGCGTTTCACTACATCGGACCGTACGGCGACCAGTTTCAGCTGCAATCTTTTACGTTCCGCTTCTTGAGCGGACTCGCGTTCAGCGCGCTGTATCTCGTGCGCGGGTTCGGCATCACCGCGTGGACGCACGCGTTGTACGATTCGTTCCTGCTTCTTGGCGCCTAG
- a CDS encoding HEAT repeat domain-containing protein: MIRLGLLTAAASLAAAPLLGQSLASRVDAVREGTIEMTFASRPDVCGDGRGSIWTTRGGGYNSYECVHGPVRVTIGRSDGQTVSIRSCVACRPRTDGATQFGDVPADEVARYLLTVAVGIGGTSADKAVSAAALADANVGAELAQLARNENATISSRKQALFWFGQSDAPTKDLIALDHDLTSETLRKQYVFVLSQRHDDAAVDKLIDVARHDPNTDVRKQAMFWLGQSHEPKALAFFRDILTR, from the coding sequence ATGATTCGACTTGGGCTTCTGACCGCGGCCGCATCCCTGGCCGCGGCGCCGCTCCTTGGCCAATCGCTGGCGAGTCGAGTGGATGCCGTTCGCGAAGGCACGATCGAGATGACGTTCGCGTCGCGCCCCGACGTGTGTGGCGACGGCCGAGGCAGTATCTGGACGACGCGCGGCGGCGGATACAACTCGTACGAGTGCGTGCACGGACCGGTACGGGTCACGATCGGCCGCAGCGACGGTCAGACCGTGAGCATTCGATCGTGCGTCGCCTGCCGGCCGCGCACTGACGGCGCTACGCAATTCGGCGACGTACCGGCCGACGAAGTGGCCCGCTATCTCCTGACCGTTGCAGTCGGGATCGGCGGAACGAGCGCGGACAAAGCGGTGAGCGCGGCCGCCCTTGCCGATGCGAATGTCGGGGCGGAGCTCGCGCAGCTGGCGCGCAATGAGAACGCCACGATTTCGTCGCGGAAGCAGGCGTTGTTCTGGTTCGGGCAATCCGACGCCCCGACGAAAGACCTCATTGCGCTCGACCACGATCTGACGTCGGAAACACTGCGCAAGCAATACGTGTTCGTGCTGTCGCAGCGTCACGACGACGCCGCCGTCGACAAGCTGATCGACGTGGCGCGTCACGATCCGAACACGGACGTGCGGAAGCAGGCGATGTTCTGGCTGGGCCAATCGCACGAGCCGAAGGCGCTGGCCTTTTTTAGAGATATCTTAACGCGCTGA
- a CDS encoding nitronate monooxygenase — protein MSPLRYETAFTRQVGIDLPIICGAMYPCSNPELVAAASDAGAIGIVQPVSMTYVYGHDFREGLRLIKKLTPRPFGMNALIEQSSKMYRERVERWIDIALEEGVRFFVTSLGNPRWVVDRTASVGAIVYHDVTEAKWARKAVDGGVHGLIAVNNVAGGHAGPKSPETLYDELLPFGLPIICAGGVGDPRTFRRMIDLGYAGVQMGTRFIATNECLAHPDYKQAIVDADPKDIVLTERLTGVPVAVINNDYVRHLGTRAGPIARYMLRHPKMKHWMRTYYALTSLRRLKQSSLSSAGAKEYWQAGKSVGGIHRVKAVRQIVDEFAAALAADHRTEPNPPGANRVS, from the coding sequence ATGAGCCCGCTGCGCTACGAGACGGCCTTTACTCGGCAAGTCGGGATCGATCTCCCGATCATCTGCGGCGCCATGTACCCGTGCTCCAATCCCGAGCTGGTCGCCGCCGCCTCGGACGCCGGCGCCATCGGCATCGTGCAGCCCGTGTCGATGACCTACGTCTACGGCCACGACTTTCGAGAAGGCTTACGGCTGATCAAGAAGCTGACGCCCCGCCCTTTTGGCATGAACGCGCTCATCGAGCAATCGTCGAAGATGTACCGCGAGCGCGTCGAGCGATGGATCGACATCGCGCTCGAAGAAGGCGTCCGGTTCTTCGTCACCTCACTCGGCAACCCGCGCTGGGTGGTCGACCGGACGGCCTCCGTCGGCGCGATCGTCTATCATGACGTGACCGAAGCCAAGTGGGCGCGCAAAGCCGTCGACGGCGGCGTGCATGGCCTCATCGCCGTCAACAACGTGGCGGGCGGCCACGCCGGGCCCAAGTCGCCTGAAACGCTGTACGATGAGCTGCTGCCGTTTGGCCTCCCCATCATCTGCGCCGGGGGCGTGGGCGATCCGCGCACCTTCCGCCGCATGATCGACCTGGGCTACGCCGGCGTGCAGATGGGTACCCGGTTCATCGCGACGAACGAGTGCCTCGCCCACCCGGACTACAAGCAGGCGATCGTCGACGCCGACCCGAAGGACATCGTCCTGACAGAGCGCCTGACCGGCGTTCCGGTGGCCGTGATCAACAATGACTACGTGCGCCACTTGGGGACCCGCGCCGGCCCGATCGCCCGGTACATGCTCCGCCATCCGAAGATGAAGCACTGGATGCGCACCTACTACGCGCTGACGTCGCTGCGGCGGCTCAAACAGTCGTCGCTGTCCTCGGCCGGGGCCAAGGAATACTGGCAGGCGGGAAAGAGCGTGGGGGGCATTCATCGCGTGAAGGCGGTGCGGCAGATCGTGGATGAGTTCGCGGCGGCCCTGGCGGCCGATCACCGAACAGAACCCAACCCTCCCGGTGCGAACCGTGTCTCTTAG
- a CDS encoding HEAT repeat domain-containing protein — protein sequence MRPFFFAFAATLAPLAMAPLGAQSLASRVVEHDGSVEVIFPSRPEACGDGRSFISHVFGNRNDFGDRPCVHGPARVEVTVMDGEVTRLRSFVGPVPPSANRTITASAADAGAWLTQVVNGASARVAQEAVVPLVLVDEFEPWDVLLRVSRDDARPLAVRRAALNWVGFDVNHHLGLDDASADSEDDEMRRQAVFVLSQRAKRDGTAELIDAARTSRHPSVRRDAIFWLSQVGEPTAVANLYADLLKSR from the coding sequence ATGCGACCGTTCTTCTTCGCCTTCGCGGCCACGCTTGCCCCGCTTGCCATGGCGCCGCTTGGCGCGCAATCACTCGCGTCGCGCGTGGTCGAACATGATGGCAGCGTGGAAGTCATCTTCCCGAGCCGGCCCGAGGCGTGCGGTGACGGCCGGTCATTCATCTCGCACGTCTTTGGCAATCGGAACGATTTTGGCGATCGTCCCTGCGTGCATGGCCCCGCGCGCGTCGAGGTGACCGTGATGGACGGCGAGGTTACGCGACTGCGTTCCTTCGTCGGGCCCGTTCCGCCGAGCGCCAATCGCACGATCACGGCGAGCGCCGCGGACGCCGGTGCGTGGCTCACGCAGGTCGTGAACGGCGCGTCGGCCCGTGTGGCGCAGGAGGCGGTCGTGCCGCTCGTGCTCGTGGACGAATTCGAGCCGTGGGACGTTCTCTTACGTGTATCTCGCGATGACGCGCGGCCGCTCGCCGTGCGCCGCGCGGCACTCAACTGGGTGGGATTCGATGTGAATCATCACCTCGGACTGGACGACGCCTCCGCGGACTCCGAAGACGACGAGATGCGCCGGCAGGCCGTGTTCGTCCTGTCGCAGCGAGCGAAGCGCGACGGAACGGCGGAGCTGATCGATGCCGCTCGCACGTCGAGGCATCCGAGCGTGCGGCGCGACGCGATTTTCTGGTTGAGCCAGGTGGGAGAGCCTACCGCGGTGGCGAATCTGTACGCGGATCTGTTGAAGTCGCGTTAA
- a CDS encoding HEAT repeat domain-containing protein → MKKILLPALVLAAGAFAPTARAGAQSSRRVRSTASVISLPVAEHFADPADSLFRTARQLMNSHEYRKAANMLQQLVDRYPDAPQAGDALYWRAWSLFQLGRDGRSPTDLADARAALDRYNNIYGKDAKMAGDATELYSNIRSAQASLGDAKAAGEVASAAGALRQPGSCGSQADEEMRMAALDGLLSMSSAEAVPILKEVLKQRDECRVDARKKAVFLLAQKRGDDIASTLLEVARNDPSTDVRGDAIFWLSQTRSDVAIPALDSIVFQSKDDELRKKALFALSQQAHDQRARAALQRAAEDEHMSDDVREQAIFWLGQSSIVDLDYFKALFKKSQNAEIRNKIIFAVSQHSSPEAAAWLFDVAKDKAYDVETRKQALFWLGQRRSTSIDMLQTIYDQSKGDDEMHRQVIFVLSQRSDAAAVDKLMDIAKNDSDIDMRKQALFWLGQKNDPRVRQFLLDLIRK, encoded by the coding sequence ATGAAGAAGATTCTACTCCCTGCTCTCGTGCTCGCAGCCGGGGCGTTCGCGCCCACGGCGCGCGCCGGAGCGCAAAGCAGCCGTCGCGTACGATCGACGGCGTCGGTCATCTCGCTGCCCGTTGCCGAGCACTTTGCCGATCCCGCGGATTCGCTCTTCCGCACGGCGCGGCAGCTCATGAATTCGCACGAGTATCGCAAAGCGGCGAACATGCTGCAGCAGCTCGTCGATCGGTATCCGGACGCGCCGCAGGCGGGTGATGCGCTCTACTGGCGCGCGTGGTCGCTCTTTCAGCTCGGGCGCGACGGCCGGAGCCCGACCGATCTGGCCGACGCGCGGGCGGCGCTCGATCGATACAACAACATCTACGGCAAAGACGCCAAGATGGCCGGCGATGCGACGGAGTTGTACAGCAACATTCGTTCGGCGCAGGCGTCACTGGGCGATGCGAAGGCGGCGGGTGAAGTGGCGAGCGCCGCCGGAGCCCTTCGGCAGCCGGGCAGCTGCGGCTCACAGGCCGATGAGGAAATGCGCATGGCCGCGCTCGACGGGCTCTTGTCGATGTCGTCCGCGGAGGCCGTGCCGATTCTCAAGGAAGTCCTCAAGCAGCGCGACGAGTGCCGCGTGGACGCGCGGAAAAAAGCGGTGTTCCTGCTCGCGCAGAAACGCGGCGACGATATCGCGTCGACGCTGCTCGAGGTCGCACGCAACGACCCGAGTACCGACGTGCGCGGCGATGCGATCTTCTGGCTCTCGCAGACGCGATCCGACGTCGCCATCCCGGCGCTCGACTCGATCGTCTTCCAATCCAAGGACGATGAGCTGCGCAAGAAGGCGCTGTTCGCGCTCTCGCAGCAGGCGCACGACCAACGCGCCCGCGCCGCGCTCCAGCGGGCGGCCGAGGACGAGCACATGTCCGACGACGTCCGCGAGCAGGCGATCTTCTGGCTCGGTCAGTCGAGCATCGTCGATCTCGACTACTTCAAGGCGCTGTTCAAGAAGTCTCAAAACGCCGAGATCCGAAACAAGATCATCTTCGCGGTGAGCCAGCATTCGTCGCCCGAGGCCGCGGCATGGCTGTTCGACGTCGCCAAGGACAAGGCCTACGACGTCGAGACTCGCAAGCAGGCGCTCTTCTGGCTCGGCCAGCGGCGTTCGACGTCGATCGACATGCTGCAGACCATCTACGATCAGTCGAAAGGCGACGACGAGATGCACCGCCAGGTGATCTTCGTTCTGAGCCAGCGCAGCGACGCAGCCGCCGTGGACAAGCTCATGGACATCGCGAAGAACGACTCGGACATCGACATGCGGAAGCAGGCGTTGTTCTGGCTCGGGCAGAAGAATGACCCGCGCGTGCGGCAGTTTCTCCTCGACCTGATCCGCAAATGA